A section of the Sedimentisphaera cyanobacteriorum genome encodes:
- a CDS encoding TolC family protein — protein sequence MFKIFFPFLSIIMLLGCTNSGRDETLAQKPSLERYLNVSNSLSESSRGNEKYEISEPNDVLTLRDAISLTLMNNPELKAHSYQVRADEARALQAGLSPNPELGVEVEEIGGSGGKSGFDAAETVISVSQLIELADKAQKRKKAASVQTELAEWDYKSKRLDVFTDVANAFVEVLGAQRTLSLNQELLALSEKVAETVSQRVEAGKDPPIEQDKANVLKAKLEIQHNQALQKLQSSREKLASFWSSESPVFTKVQGELELIEPVPAFSKLKKQLSKNPDIARWSAELDKADALIDLEESRSVQDITFSAGVKRFNESDDNSFFVGFSIPLPLYDRNQGNKLAAINDKLKTHQLQKKAKLQIYSQLSEAYSSLSNSYSQAVKTKQAVLSGARAAFQAAKEAYEQGKTEYLAVLDSQRTLFQAESYYIDSLVSYHKAKANIERLTGQTIQMEK from the coding sequence ATGTTTAAAATATTTTTTCCATTTCTATCAATTATTATGCTGCTTGGATGCACAAATTCCGGCAGAGATGAGACATTAGCGCAAAAACCGTCTTTAGAGCGGTACTTAAACGTTTCTAATTCATTGTCAGAGAGCTCAAGAGGTAATGAGAAATATGAGATTTCCGAGCCGAATGATGTTTTGACGCTCAGAGATGCCATTTCTTTAACTTTGATGAATAATCCAGAGCTCAAGGCCCATTCGTATCAGGTAAGGGCGGATGAGGCAAGAGCTTTGCAGGCCGGTCTTTCGCCTAATCCTGAATTAGGGGTAGAGGTAGAGGAGATTGGCGGTTCTGGAGGCAAAAGCGGCTTTGATGCAGCTGAAACTGTTATTTCGGTTAGCCAGCTGATTGAGCTTGCTGATAAGGCTCAAAAGCGTAAGAAGGCTGCTTCTGTTCAAACTGAGCTTGCAGAATGGGATTATAAATCAAAACGTCTGGATGTATTTACTGATGTGGCCAATGCGTTTGTGGAGGTATTAGGGGCTCAGAGAACTCTGTCTCTAAATCAGGAATTATTGGCGTTATCTGAAAAAGTTGCTGAAACAGTTTCGCAGCGTGTAGAGGCTGGTAAAGATCCTCCAATTGAGCAGGATAAAGCGAATGTATTGAAAGCGAAATTGGAAATTCAACACAATCAGGCTTTACAGAAACTGCAATCATCCAGAGAGAAGCTGGCTTCCTTCTGGTCTTCGGAGAGCCCGGTTTTTACAAAAGTCCAAGGCGAACTCGAGCTTATAGAACCAGTTCCTGCTTTTTCTAAGCTCAAAAAGCAGCTTTCAAAAAATCCCGATATCGCACGCTGGTCAGCTGAGCTTGATAAAGCAGATGCTTTGATAGATTTGGAGGAGTCTCGCAGTGTTCAGGATATTACGTTTAGTGCCGGAGTAAAACGTTTCAATGAGTCTGATGATAATTCCTTTTTCGTTGGTTTTTCTATTCCGCTCCCGCTTTATGACAGAAATCAAGGGAATAAACTTGCAGCGATAAATGACAAGCTTAAGACGCATCAATTACAAAAAAAAGCAAAGCTGCAAATCTATAGCCAGCTTTCCGAGGCTTACAGTTCTTTGAGCAATTCTTATTCTCAGGCTGTAAAAACCAAACAGGCTGTCCTTTCCGGAGCAAGGGCTGCATTTCAAGCCGCAAAAGAAGCGTATGAACAAGGCAAGACGGAATATCTTGCTGTACTGGATTCCCAGAGAACTTTATTCCAAGCCGAGTCTTATTACATTGATTCTTTAGTTTCTTATCACAAGGCAAAAGCAAATATTGAACGCCTTACAGGACAAACAATTCAGATGGAGAAATGA
- the rpoN gene encoding RNA polymerase factor sigma-54, giving the protein MAMDLQLTGQLKQELQMKLTPAMLQSMEVLQMPLMALEQKVATELTSNPVLEVDSAESIDAQEEPPEQSEDSFDEKELDVSPEKSSDSFERLDNLSNDFGEYSGEEDVYVPLKSYASDEDPKMDALQNTADSGISLQQHLLDQWRLFNTDSETLQAGEYIIRSLDERGYLNTELEEIEDSAEFSSDAVKNAHELVKQLEPAGVGARSIRECLLIQIEQDDSANPLAEKVVREHYDLLIANHLPELANKLGCEMDQLRDAVKYLSHLDTSPGLLFGQEMDNAPVKADIIVEEDAENGDYIVRLASGALPPLNVNEYYEKMAADKNTPSETKKYLQENIRSARWLIEAIAQRRETLLKIAAYIVKKQKDFFVKGRLGLVPLSMQEIADYIGVHIATVSRAVSGKYAMCPNGIVPLRDFFSSGKLEGVEDGEAMGAESVKEVLREVIEQEDKSKPFSDKKLCEEMEKKGIKIARRTVAKYRDQLGIPSAKMRKQYE; this is encoded by the coding sequence ATGGCAATGGATCTCCAACTAACAGGACAGCTCAAACAGGAACTCCAGATGAAGCTCACCCCGGCGATGCTTCAATCGATGGAGGTCTTGCAGATGCCGCTTATGGCTCTCGAACAGAAGGTTGCCACCGAGCTTACAAGCAACCCTGTTCTCGAGGTTGACAGCGCAGAGAGCATTGATGCGCAGGAAGAGCCTCCAGAGCAGTCCGAAGATTCCTTTGATGAAAAAGAGCTGGATGTATCCCCTGAAAAAAGCTCCGATTCTTTTGAAAGGCTCGATAATCTGTCAAACGACTTCGGCGAGTACAGCGGCGAAGAAGATGTTTATGTTCCTTTGAAATCTTATGCTTCCGATGAAGACCCGAAGATGGACGCACTGCAGAACACAGCAGATTCAGGCATCTCGCTTCAGCAGCACCTTCTGGATCAGTGGCGTCTTTTCAATACAGACAGCGAAACTCTTCAGGCCGGCGAATACATAATCCGAAGCCTCGATGAGAGGGGCTATCTCAATACCGAGCTTGAGGAGATTGAAGATTCGGCTGAATTCAGCTCCGATGCGGTAAAAAATGCGCACGAGCTCGTAAAGCAGCTCGAGCCTGCCGGCGTAGGGGCGAGGAGCATACGTGAATGCCTTCTCATTCAGATAGAGCAGGATGATTCGGCAAACCCGCTTGCTGAAAAGGTGGTGAGAGAGCATTACGACCTGCTGATTGCAAATCATCTCCCGGAGCTTGCAAATAAGCTTGGCTGCGAAATGGATCAACTTCGAGACGCTGTGAAATATCTCTCTCATTTGGATACAAGCCCAGGGCTTCTGTTTGGTCAGGAGATGGATAATGCTCCGGTAAAGGCGGATATTATCGTAGAGGAAGACGCGGAAAACGGCGACTATATCGTGCGGCTTGCAAGCGGGGCTCTCCCGCCGCTGAATGTGAACGAGTATTACGAGAAGATGGCGGCAGATAAAAACACGCCTTCTGAAACGAAAAAGTATCTTCAGGAGAATATCCGCTCAGCGAGATGGCTCATTGAGGCTATTGCCCAGCGAAGGGAAACTCTGCTCAAGATAGCAGCGTATATCGTGAAAAAGCAGAAGGATTTCTTCGTGAAGGGCAGGCTCGGCCTTGTTCCGCTGTCTATGCAGGAGATTGCAGATTATATCGGCGTGCATATCGCTACGGTGTCAAGGGCGGTTTCAGGCAAGTATGCGATGTGTCCCAACGGGATTGTTCCGCTTAGGGATTTCTTCAGCAGCGGCAAGCTTGAGGGCGTTGAAGACGGCGAGGCTATGGGAGCTGAGTCTGTGAAGGAGGTGCTCAGGGAGGTTATAGAACAGGAAGATAAGTCTAAGCCGTTCAGCGATAAGAAGCTCTGCGAGGAGATGGAGAAAAAGGGCATCAAAATCGCAAGAAGAACCGTGGCAAAATACAGAGACCAGCTCGGCATACCATCTGCAAAGATGAGAAAGCAGTATGAATAG
- a CDS encoding glycoside hydrolase family 2 protein, protein MIMSKFKVLIHLLILTFIINIYPVAKADMKTPVQTPWDSKVNENNPLPEYPRPTLVREEWKNLNGKWDYAIAPKGKSEPQEWDGKILVPFCFESQLSGVHKQITLDDWMWYKRSFTVPSSWEGRRIRLNFQASDWETAVYVNGEFAGIHRGGYSPFSFDITNFLKPEGSQELVVRVWDNSGKEYFTSCGKQGNPNRWNSNYPNSSGIWQTVWMEPVNQGAARDLDISASLKKSAISLCIDAPEIPAGTTEAEVKIYDSGKLAAEKTAPADKQIDLHIDSPKGWSPDNPCLYDIEVALKRGDKVIDRFTSYCGLRDLSIDPSRKGPQILLNGKPLFQFGPLDQSYWPRSVLTPPAEEAMVFELEYLKQVGCNMVRLHIKRNPSRWYYHCDRLGLIVWQDFVCNKPFPKRKIDSKESRRWFSEQEELVDSLNTHPSILKWIVFNEGWGQHDTERIVKKADMMLSPEYLVSAASGWTDIDNLADIRDLHEYSRFPAVTIPAEEPERAVVMGEIGGFNVPVKGHNWVQYPEPALPENPDFKVEGRDRRGGMQSNTDAADRDFVTDIKRPLFSQENMAAHYQRFIETLAKERYFGLSGAVYTQLTDMRHEQNGWLTLDRKVSKIAPEKLNQIHQVLYEPVSQRHALLPFSSEWRYEGRRVKFPISAGREEIKNLAKGDSAVYTTGFDVDKKPKQAVVNVKLRSEHQGDKYGYLKVYIDDNLVYDDLSRHKKRETRITCVQLTEDQCGLLSKGSHKLKIEVENTLNFELLDLSIDKITE, encoded by the coding sequence ATGATAATGTCGAAGTTTAAGGTTTTGATTCACCTTCTGATTCTTACTTTTATTATTAATATCTACCCGGTTGCGAAGGCAGATATGAAAACTCCCGTTCAGACGCCTTGGGACAGCAAAGTGAACGAGAACAATCCGCTTCCTGAATACCCCCGCCCAACTCTTGTGCGTGAGGAATGGAAGAATCTCAACGGAAAATGGGATTATGCGATAGCTCCAAAGGGTAAATCAGAGCCGCAGGAGTGGGACGGAAAGATTCTCGTTCCGTTCTGCTTTGAATCTCAGCTTTCAGGCGTACACAAGCAGATTACCCTTGACGACTGGATGTGGTATAAGAGAAGTTTTACTGTGCCAAGCAGCTGGGAGGGCAGGCGAATAAGGCTTAATTTTCAGGCCTCAGACTGGGAAACAGCAGTTTACGTGAACGGGGAATTCGCCGGAATCCACAGAGGAGGATACTCGCCTTTTTCCTTTGATATTACAAACTTCCTGAAGCCTGAAGGCAGTCAGGAGCTTGTTGTTCGTGTGTGGGACAATTCGGGCAAAGAATATTTCACAAGCTGCGGCAAGCAAGGCAACCCAAACCGCTGGAACTCAAATTATCCCAACAGCAGCGGTATCTGGCAGACAGTTTGGATGGAGCCGGTAAATCAGGGAGCTGCCAGAGATTTAGACATCAGCGCAAGCTTAAAGAAATCTGCGATTAGTTTATGTATTGATGCTCCCGAGATCCCTGCCGGGACAACAGAGGCGGAAGTGAAGATTTACGACAGCGGCAAGCTTGCAGCTGAGAAAACAGCCCCTGCCGATAAGCAGATTGATCTGCACATAGACAGCCCCAAAGGCTGGTCTCCCGACAATCCCTGCCTCTACGATATTGAAGTTGCTCTTAAAAGGGGCGATAAGGTTATAGACCGTTTCACCAGCTACTGCGGCCTTCGTGATTTGTCGATAGACCCATCCCGAAAAGGCCCTCAAATACTTCTGAACGGCAAGCCGCTCTTCCAGTTCGGCCCTTTAGACCAGAGCTACTGGCCCAGAAGCGTATTAACGCCTCCAGCGGAAGAGGCGATGGTTTTTGAGCTTGAATACCTCAAGCAGGTTGGCTGCAATATGGTACGCCTGCATATCAAGCGAAATCCTTCCCGCTGGTACTACCACTGCGACCGGCTCGGGCTTATCGTATGGCAGGATTTTGTATGCAATAAGCCTTTCCCCAAGCGGAAAATAGATTCAAAAGAGAGCAGGCGATGGTTCAGCGAGCAGGAAGAGCTTGTTGACTCGCTGAACACTCATCCTTCAATCCTAAAATGGATTGTGTTTAACGAAGGCTGGGGACAGCACGATACTGAAAGGATAGTAAAGAAGGCCGATATGATGCTTTCGCCGGAGTATCTTGTTTCCGCAGCGAGCGGATGGACAGATATTGACAACCTCGCTGATATAAGAGATCTGCACGAATATTCGCGTTTCCCAGCGGTTACAATACCGGCTGAAGAGCCTGAAAGAGCGGTAGTTATGGGAGAGATAGGCGGATTTAATGTGCCTGTAAAAGGGCATAACTGGGTTCAGTATCCCGAGCCTGCCCTGCCGGAGAATCCGGATTTCAAGGTTGAAGGCAGAGACCGAAGAGGCGGCATGCAATCTAATACTGACGCAGCAGACAGGGATTTTGTAACCGATATTAAGCGGCCTCTTTTCTCGCAGGAAAATATGGCAGCCCATTATCAGCGGTTTATCGAAACGCTTGCTAAAGAGCGTTATTTCGGGCTTTCAGGCGCCGTTTACACTCAGCTTACCGATATGCGACACGAACAGAACGGATGGCTCACTTTAGACAGAAAAGTAAGCAAGATAGCTCCCGAAAAGCTCAATCAGATCCATCAGGTGCTTTATGAGCCCGTTTCTCAAAGGCATGCTCTTTTGCCTTTCAGCAGTGAGTGGAGATATGAAGGCCGGAGAGTTAAGTTTCCTATTTCAGCAGGCAGAGAAGAGATCAAAAATCTTGCCAAAGGCGATTCTGCCGTTTACACAACCGGATTTGATGTTGATAAAAAGCCGAAGCAGGCGGTTGTCAATGTTAAGCTGCGCAGCGAGCATCAGGGAGACAAATACGGCTATCTAAAGGTTTATATCGATGATAATCTGGTTTACGACGACCTTTCAAGGCATAAAAAGAGAGAAACCCGCATAACATGCGTTCAGCTTACCGAAGACCAGTGCGGGCTTTTGAGCAAGGGCTCGCATAAGCTCAAGATAGAAGTGGAGAACACACTAAACTTTGAACTGCTTGACCTGAGCATTGACAAAATAACCGAGTAA
- a CDS encoding ArsR/SmtB family transcription factor yields the protein MKTETMQLYELKAEIIQAAAHPLRLAVIDFLAGGEQCVCDIASHLGAKRSNVSRHLSMMVRAGVLESRKDGLKMMYSLKTPCIVNFLECVDQALRERIRSQSTLLERE from the coding sequence TTGAAAACAGAGACAATGCAGCTTTATGAGCTGAAGGCCGAGATAATTCAGGCCGCCGCTCACCCGCTAAGGCTTGCGGTGATTGATTTTCTCGCAGGCGGGGAGCAGTGCGTATGCGATATCGCCTCTCATCTGGGGGCGAAGCGGTCTAATGTTTCAAGGCATCTTTCTATGATGGTAAGGGCAGGCGTGCTTGAGAGCCGTAAAGACGGGCTCAAAATGATGTACTCACTGAAAACGCCCTGTATTGTGAATTTCCTCGAATGCGTAGATCAGGCTCTCAGGGAGAGGATTCGGAGCCAGAGCACATTGCTCGAGAGAGAATAA
- a CDS encoding permease: protein MDWENEWKKLAAIIAVFLGCFYLPVGWGRFDNAIMESLHLVKWYAREHVLLCLVPAFFIAGAVSVFVSKASVMKYLGAKANKILAYGVASVSGMILAVCSCTVLPLFSGIYRMGAGLGPAVAFLYSGPAINVLAVILTARILGLELGIARAVGAVVFSVVIGLIMHFIYRKEELEKAGMQVNMGEPEVSRPLWKNALFFAVMIGVLVFANWGAPNDFHFETESGKTFRAAVIESPEDSGSENGVYVLKMLGGEDAGEEAKIKAENILSKEAQAGAWTSIWKLKWAITSIFAAALAVILIFWFTIPAWKIIVAAVPVVILAFALPMEGMMVMFPFAAGVIGLSWAASTAEGEGQEWFSSTWSFAKQILPLLFFGVIIAGALLGRPGNEGLIPSEWVARAVGGNSLSANLFASVAGAFMYFATLTEVPILQGLIGAGMGKGPALALLLAGPALSLPNMLVIRSVMGTLKTIVFITLVVVMAAISGIIFGTFF from the coding sequence ATGGATTGGGAAAATGAATGGAAAAAACTGGCAGCTATAATCGCTGTTTTTCTGGGCTGTTTTTATCTGCCGGTAGGCTGGGGACGTTTCGATAATGCAATAATGGAATCGCTTCATCTGGTTAAATGGTATGCCCGCGAACACGTTCTGTTATGCCTCGTTCCTGCGTTTTTCATAGCAGGGGCTGTTTCGGTATTTGTCAGTAAGGCTTCTGTGATGAAGTATCTCGGGGCAAAGGCCAATAAGATTCTCGCTTACGGCGTCGCCTCGGTATCGGGGATGATACTTGCGGTTTGCTCCTGTACAGTCCTGCCGTTATTCTCCGGCATATATCGTATGGGCGCTGGACTCGGCCCTGCAGTTGCGTTTCTCTATTCCGGCCCAGCAATAAACGTTCTGGCAGTAATCCTCACAGCCCGCATCCTCGGCCTCGAACTCGGGATAGCCCGGGCAGTGGGGGCGGTAGTATTCAGCGTTGTTATCGGGCTGATAATGCATTTTATATACCGCAAGGAAGAGCTCGAAAAGGCTGGAATGCAGGTGAATATGGGCGAGCCAGAAGTTTCCCGTCCGCTCTGGAAAAATGCTTTATTCTTTGCGGTTATGATTGGAGTGCTTGTATTCGCAAACTGGGGCGCTCCGAATGATTTCCATTTCGAAACCGAAAGCGGCAAAACCTTCCGCGCAGCAGTGATAGAGTCCCCTGAGGATTCCGGCAGCGAAAACGGGGTTTACGTGCTTAAAATGCTCGGCGGGGAAGATGCCGGCGAGGAGGCTAAAATCAAGGCTGAGAATATTCTCAGCAAGGAAGCGCAAGCTGGCGCTTGGACTAGCATCTGGAAGCTTAAATGGGCGATTACTTCTATATTTGCAGCCGCATTGGCGGTAATACTTATTTTCTGGTTTACAATTCCTGCGTGGAAAATTATAGTCGCAGCAGTGCCTGTTGTTATTCTTGCTTTTGCCCTCCCGATGGAAGGAATGATGGTGATGTTCCCGTTTGCCGCAGGTGTAATAGGCCTCTCATGGGCAGCAAGCACTGCAGAAGGCGAAGGGCAGGAGTGGTTCAGCTCTACATGGTCTTTTGCCAAACAGATTCTGCCTCTCTTGTTTTTCGGGGTGATTATCGCAGGCGCTCTTCTCGGCAGGCCGGGAAACGAAGGCCTTATACCCTCGGAATGGGTAGCTCGGGCAGTAGGCGGGAATTCGCTCTCTGCAAATCTTTTCGCCTCGGTTGCCGGCGCATTTATGTATTTCGCCACGCTTACAGAGGTTCCGATTCTTCAAGGGCTTATCGGAGCAGGTATGGGCAAGGGGCCGGCTCTGGCTCTGCTTCTTGCGGGCCCGGCTTTGAGCCTTCCGAATATGCTGGTGATTCGTTCGGTGATGGGAACACTGAAAACGATTGTTTTTATAACGCTTGTGGTGGTGATGGCAGCGATTTCCGGAATTATTTTTGGAACTTTCTTTTAA
- a CDS encoding universal stress protein, translated as MFNTAVIKLDLKEPAEKLLEMAEFMQHFGTKTLHIISTADNHGNRKSINAKTEEAAEKFRSLGYSCQVHIRRGNPATQTLKLAEEIKADYIGLYWIPASVIRRALLGSVDAEILWRSSMPVFVYKRRRYLEKKKKLESLLYATDFQDTDSKVLPYLCHQKNPTVKLHLLHVGERAPDPYAEKQRRELAKKNLSRLAEKCSTAFESVEQIEVAGWPKRRILFQAWSKDVDLIVLGQSDKASTFEKILGSTAEAVVHKSRRNTLLIP; from the coding sequence ATGTTTAACACTGCTGTAATAAAACTTGACCTCAAAGAGCCCGCAGAAAAACTGCTGGAGATGGCGGAATTTATGCAGCATTTCGGCACAAAGACCCTGCATATAATTTCGACAGCTGATAACCATGGAAACCGAAAGAGCATCAATGCGAAAACTGAAGAGGCGGCCGAGAAATTCCGCTCCCTCGGATACAGCTGCCAAGTGCATATCCGAAGGGGAAATCCTGCAACTCAAACGCTCAAACTCGCTGAGGAAATAAAAGCCGACTACATCGGCCTCTACTGGATTCCCGCGAGCGTAATACGAAGGGCTCTTCTGGGGAGCGTGGATGCTGAGATACTCTGGCGTTCGAGTATGCCTGTTTTTGTTTATAAAAGACGGCGATACCTTGAAAAGAAAAAGAAGCTGGAAAGCCTGCTTTATGCCACAGATTTTCAAGATACAGACAGCAAGGTTTTGCCGTATCTATGCCATCAGAAGAACCCGACTGTCAAACTGCATCTGCTGCATGTAGGCGAGCGTGCGCCGGATCCTTATGCAGAAAAGCAGAGGCGGGAGCTTGCGAAGAAGAACCTCTCACGTCTTGCGGAAAAATGCAGCACGGCTTTCGAATCTGTGGAGCAGATTGAAGTGGCGGGCTGGCCGAAAAGACGCATACTCTTCCAGGCCTGGAGCAAAGATGTTGACTTAATCGTGCTGGGGCAGTCTGACAAGGCAAGCACCTTCGAAAAAATCCTCGGCTCCACTGCTGAGGCTGTGGTTCATAAATCAAGACGCAATACCCTGCTTATTCCGTAG
- a CDS encoding BCCT family transporter has protein sequence MQFAKKNLVFIVSLISAGMLILVGAFNPSLLDKASETIYQSIIDNFGWSYLIAAFFFLVFSICIAFSRFGDIKLGSDYEKPQYSYFGWFSMLFAAGMGIGIIFWGVAEPLSHYLNPPDYIDKQSGTAANFAMQYSFFHWGLQPWAVYITMSLSIAYFSFRRGMPTLISSCFYPLIGERIYGTLGYLIDILAVFATLFGIVTSLGLGAMQITSGLGSVFGFADSFGITVVIIAAATVLFLISSMTGLDKGIQILSKMNILLAIVLLLFMFIVGPTSFIMNTFTNTLADYMSNLLDMSLSTNPFTSYQWTQTWTIFYWAWWISWSPFVGLFVASISRGRTIREFIIGALLVPTILSFAWFSVFGGSAFSLELGGADIASVVSENVSAGLFEVYSHFPLTAGLSLVTVALLGVFFVTSADSATYVLAMMTSNGKRTPSAGKKIVWGLTVSLTAVVLLSSGGLHALRKMSIAAALPFTLIMLFMSWSLLKGLKYEYSQRNSEHIKKQIARSKGADKS, from the coding sequence ATGCAGTTTGCAAAGAAGAATCTGGTTTTCATTGTCTCGCTTATCAGCGCTGGAATGCTGATTCTGGTCGGGGCATTCAACCCCAGCCTGCTCGACAAGGCATCCGAAACAATTTATCAGTCTATCATTGACAATTTCGGGTGGTCTTATCTTATAGCGGCATTTTTCTTCCTCGTCTTCAGTATATGTATTGCATTCAGCCGGTTTGGGGATATTAAGCTGGGCAGCGACTATGAAAAGCCGCAATACTCATACTTCGGCTGGTTCAGTATGCTTTTTGCAGCGGGTATGGGTATTGGTATTATCTTCTGGGGCGTAGCTGAGCCGCTGAGCCACTATCTCAACCCCCCAGACTACATCGATAAGCAGTCCGGAACAGCGGCAAATTTCGCCATGCAGTACAGCTTTTTCCACTGGGGACTTCAGCCATGGGCGGTGTATATCACGATGAGCCTTTCCATAGCGTATTTTTCGTTTCGAAGGGGGATGCCCACGCTTATCTCGAGCTGCTTCTATCCGCTGATAGGCGAGCGGATTTACGGCACACTCGGGTATCTGATCGACATACTTGCTGTTTTTGCAACGCTCTTCGGGATTGTAACCTCGCTCGGACTCGGAGCGATGCAGATAACAAGCGGGCTGGGCTCGGTGTTCGGATTTGCCGATTCATTCGGGATTACAGTAGTGATTATCGCAGCGGCAACAGTGCTTTTCCTTATATCGAGTATGACAGGGCTTGATAAGGGCATACAGATACTGAGCAAAATGAATATCCTGCTTGCCATTGTGCTTCTGCTTTTTATGTTCATCGTTGGGCCGACGAGCTTTATAATGAACACTTTTACAAATACTCTGGCAGATTATATGTCTAACCTGCTGGATATGAGCCTATCGACAAACCCCTTCACAAGCTATCAATGGACGCAGACATGGACAATTTTCTACTGGGCGTGGTGGATATCATGGTCTCCGTTTGTGGGGCTGTTTGTGGCGAGCATATCAAGAGGCAGGACAATACGGGAGTTTATCATAGGGGCTCTGCTAGTGCCGACAATCCTGAGCTTCGCATGGTTCAGCGTGTTTGGCGGATCTGCATTCAGCCTTGAACTGGGCGGGGCAGATATTGCTTCTGTTGTATCGGAGAACGTATCTGCGGGGCTTTTTGAAGTGTACAGTCACTTCCCGCTTACCGCAGGGCTCTCGCTGGTTACCGTTGCGCTGCTGGGGGTTTTCTTTGTAACCTCTGCTGATTCGGCTACCTATGTTTTGGCGATGATGACCTCTAACGGGAAACGTACTCCCTCGGCCGGCAAGAAGATTGTATGGGGGCTCACGGTTTCGCTTACAGCGGTAGTGCTGCTGAGCTCAGGCGGACTGCACGCCTTGCGGAAGATGTCTATCGCTGCCGCCCTTCCGTTTACTCTGATTATGCTGTTTATGAGCTGGAGCCTGCTGAAAGGCCTTAAATATGAATACAGCCAGAGAAACAGCGAGCATATCAAAAAACAAATCGCCCGCTCAAAAGGCGCTGATAAATCTTAA
- a CDS encoding thioredoxin family protein — MKKIQILGTGCPKCRKLAENAEAAAKELGIEYEIEKVTQLNDIMQMGVMMTPALAIDGEVKITGKAAPPDDIKAMLA; from the coding sequence ATGAAAAAGATTCAAATTTTAGGTACAGGCTGCCCAAAATGCAGAAAGCTTGCTGAAAACGCCGAAGCTGCCGCTAAGGAGCTTGGAATAGAATACGAAATCGAAAAGGTTACACAGCTCAACGATATTATGCAGATGGGTGTTATGATGACGCCGGCCTTAGCGATTGACGGTGAAGTAAAGATAACCGGCAAGGCGGCTCCGCCTGATGATATCAAAGCGATGCTTGCCTGA
- a CDS encoding IS4 family transposase: MTPAKHQYSILKQICQHIPAHLVSKLSRSFGIDKQSRTFSCWSHIVSMLHVQIAHSLSLNDVSDTLRNHSGALTPIRRATPSSRNGLSHANRVRDPLMAETLFWEVLSHIQNKHLDFGRGHKYSGLPRRFKRAIYAVDSTTIQLVANCIDWAKHRRRKAAAKCHMQLNLQTFLPQFAIVKEASTHDSTEAYQLCQDLKSGEIAVFDKAYVDFKHLADLDRRELFWVTRAKDNMKYRFVKQNTEPKGNIQYDALIELEMPKSREAYPKKLRLVKAYVEINGEKKLMKFITNNMQWAPSSICDLYKCRWGIEVFFKQIKQTLQLSDFLGHSQKAILWQVWTAMLAYILIRYIGFLGQWKGAFSRLFTLLRGVLFSRLDVFSVMAACGTARGSPRMVGSPQQAYLPGFNM, translated from the coding sequence ATGACACCCGCCAAACATCAATATAGCATTCTTAAGCAAATATGCCAACATATTCCTGCACATCTTGTTTCAAAATTGTCTCGGTCTTTCGGTATTGACAAGCAATCACGAACATTTTCTTGCTGGTCGCACATTGTATCTATGCTTCATGTCCAGATTGCTCACAGTCTCTCGCTCAACGACGTTTCCGACACATTGCGTAATCATTCTGGAGCTTTGACTCCTATCCGCCGTGCAACCCCTTCAAGCAGGAATGGGCTTTCTCATGCAAACAGGGTTCGAGATCCTCTTATGGCAGAGACTCTCTTCTGGGAGGTGCTGTCCCATATCCAGAACAAACATCTTGATTTTGGGAGAGGCCATAAGTATTCCGGCCTTCCGAGGCGTTTTAAGAGAGCAATATATGCGGTTGACTCAACCACGATCCAGCTTGTAGCCAACTGTATTGACTGGGCTAAACATCGCAGACGAAAAGCGGCTGCAAAGTGCCATATGCAGCTGAATCTCCAGACGTTCCTGCCTCAATTTGCTATTGTAAAAGAAGCCTCAACCCATGATTCGACAGAAGCTTATCAGCTCTGTCAGGACCTTAAAAGCGGCGAAATAGCGGTTTTTGACAAGGCTTACGTGGATTTTAAGCATCTAGCAGATCTTGACAGGCGAGAATTATTCTGGGTTACCAGAGCCAAAGATAATATGAAATATCGTTTTGTTAAACAGAATACAGAACCAAAAGGTAATATCCAATACGATGCTTTAATTGAACTTGAAATGCCGAAAAGCCGCGAGGCATACCCGAAGAAGCTCCGTTTAGTTAAGGCTTATGTGGAAATTAACGGCGAGAAAAAGCTTATGAAATTTATCACGAACAATATGCAGTGGGCGCCGAGCAGTATTTGCGACCTATATAAGTGCCGCTGGGGTATAGAGGTGTTTTTCAAGCAGATAAAACAGACTTTGCAGCTAAGCGATTTCCTAGGGCATAGCCAAAAAGCAATTCTATGGCAAGTATGGACGGCTATGCTGGCTTATATTTTAATAAGGTATATAGGTTTCCTCGGTCAGTGGAAAGGAGCATTCAGCCGATTGTTTACTTTACTGAGGGGTGTATTATTCAGCCGGCTGGATGTTTTTAGCGTTATGGCTGCCTGTGGGACAGCACGTGGTTCACCGCGTATGGTTGGCAGCCCTCAGCAGGCTTATTTGCCGGGTTTTAATATGTAG